Proteins found in one Pelobacter seleniigenes DSM 18267 genomic segment:
- a CDS encoding MlaC/ttg2D family ABC transporter substrate-binding protein gives MKKLFLSLLLVLICTATVFALPDPQKEVAKMVDSVLEVLKRTDLDVAQKKAMVSGRVQKFLNIQSMAERTLGPYWAGATAEQRQQFSDLFLKVLEGTYLNRIDDYSNGTVKYLMQRVKDDKAIVDTSIVQKDLEIPVQYKMIYENGSWQVFDLVIEGVSLIRNYRSSYGEIIRRDGYEGLLALMQKKVAEMEGRKSVQ, from the coding sequence ATGAAAAAATTATTTTTGAGCTTGTTATTGGTGTTGATCTGTACCGCGACTGTTTTTGCTTTGCCGGACCCGCAGAAGGAAGTCGCCAAGATGGTCGATTCTGTCCTTGAAGTCCTCAAGCGGACCGATCTTGATGTGGCCCAGAAAAAAGCTATGGTCAGCGGTCGGGTGCAGAAGTTCCTGAATATTCAGTCCATGGCGGAAAGAACCCTTGGCCCCTATTGGGCCGGTGCCACCGCAGAGCAGCGGCAGCAGTTTTCCGATCTGTTTCTCAAAGTGCTTGAGGGCACCTATCTCAACCGGATCGACGACTATTCCAACGGGACCGTCAAATATCTGATGCAGCGGGTCAAAGACGACAAGGCGATTGTCGATACGTCCATCGTCCAGAAGGACCTGGAAATTCCCGTGCAGTATAAAATGATTTACGAAAACGGCTCCTGGCAGGTTTTCGACCTGGTTATCGAAGGTGTCAGCCTGATTCGTAACTATCGGTCGAGTTATGGCGAAATTATCCGGCGTGATGGCTATGAAGGGTTGCTGGCACTGATGCAGAAGAAAGTTGCTGAGATGGAAGGCCGCAAATCCGTGCAGTAA
- a CDS encoding TetR/AcrR family transcriptional regulator yields the protein MARAQFDRSKVIEQSTKLFWKHGFSASSMQQVVKNTGLKPGSIYLAFGSKEGLFQQALETYAQKSLARIRSTLDSAPSIGEGICTLLEMFVAESTRKDYCSCFLVKTQLELATEGGELHKFASSKLDEIETLYRSYLEREFDSMVSRQRATSIMLHIFGVRVYGYQQGSAERMREGLRVGLPWLPWPTQRQVP from the coding sequence ATGGCAAGAGCACAATTCGACCGCAGTAAAGTCATCGAGCAGTCCACCAAGCTGTTTTGGAAACACGGCTTCAGCGCCTCATCCATGCAGCAGGTGGTCAAAAACACCGGCCTTAAACCAGGGTCCATCTACCTGGCCTTCGGCAGTAAGGAGGGGTTATTCCAGCAAGCGCTGGAGACCTATGCCCAGAAATCCCTAGCGCGCATCCGCAGTACTTTGGACAGCGCACCAAGCATCGGGGAAGGAATCTGCACACTCCTGGAGATGTTCGTGGCAGAATCAACCAGGAAGGATTACTGCAGTTGCTTTCTGGTCAAAACTCAACTTGAACTGGCGACCGAGGGGGGAGAACTCCATAAATTCGCGTCCTCAAAACTGGATGAGATCGAAACCTTGTACCGGAGCTACCTTGAACGTGAATTCGACAGCATGGTCAGCCGGCAACGGGCGACCAGCATCATGCTGCATATTTTCGGAGTGAGGGTTTACGGCTATCAACAGGGATCCGCCGAACGTATGCGTGAAGGATTACGCGTCGGGCTGCCCTGGCTGCCCTGGCCGACGCAGCGTCAAGTGCCCTGA